The Tenuifilum thalassicum genome includes the window AAACTAGACAGCTATGCAAAACATTGCCCTAATTGCACATGATGCCAAAAAGCCTGAACTTGCCAGGTTTTTAAAGGAGCATCAAGATTGGCTTCCCGGGGTTAACCTGTTAGCCACTGGAAGAACCGCCGAATTCCTTGAAGAGCAGGGCATTAAATGCCGTCACCTTAGCCCAGGAAAATCAGGAGGTTATAACGAAATTACTGAGATGATTCAAAAGGGCGAGGTTGACATTGTAATCTTTCTTCGCGACC containing:
- a CDS encoding methylglyoxal synthase gives rise to the protein MQNIALIAHDAKKPELARFLKEHQDWLPGVNLLATGRTAEFLEEQGIKCRHLSPGKSGGYNEITEMIQKGEVDIVIFLRDHKVVQPHHEDIRRLLEACNVNNIPLATNKATAELVILGLIRKEAIERMKRNID